The Deltaproteobacteria bacterium DNA segment TTACCATTGATAAACATCTGATATTTCTTCATTACGGATACCTCCCTTTCTTAAGGTTTCATATGTTTAATTTTTTATACGGAGGTTATAGTACAATCATTGAATTGCATTTTCAACCCTTTTTGATTTTTTTGTCATTAACTCAAAACACGCATTAGAACAGATGCGTGTTCTAAACCCGCCACTGCATATTCCTTCAACACCGTGCTTCTTATTTTTTACAGTTTAAGCGGTTCAAACGGTTTAAGCCGCTCGATACCCTCTGTATATTTATAGCAGGTATGTGTCCGGCACAAGCAGAGCCCGGGTACCGCGTCTGCCCTGCGCATTTACCGGATGAAGGATTATTGCAAAGGTTCTTCTTTTATTTGTGGCGAAGCGGTATTATTTGCAGGAGATTGTTGAGAAGGCTGCGTTTGCTGTAACTGCCTGGTAGATTTATTTGATGTCGTAATTGTATATTTTAGCCACTCGATTATTTTCAAAATCTCCTTTCTTTTTTCGGGCGGATCATTTGTATATTCCATATATCTTGTAAGCTCAAGCAGTGCACGATCATAATCTTTTCTATTATAGTAGAGCAGTCCTAAATTCATGTGAGCAGCTGCAAAGCCGGGGTAAAGTGCAATCGCCTGTAAATAATATTCCATTTCCTTATCTGAATTATCATTTAAGGCTACGCCCTGATTGTAAAGCTCTGCCGCTTTTTCACGCAGATCACGGCTTACATTGCCGCTTTGCAGATTATTCGATTCCCCTTGCAGCTCTGTAATGACCTTTTGAATCCGTGTTTTTTCCGTCTCATCTTTTGAATATTGAAGGAATAGATTAAAGTCTTTTATTGCTTCTGTATCATTGCCCCTTGTCATATAAATGATTCCCATATTATGGTAAGCCATTGCAAATGTAGGATCAAGCCCTATTGCTTTTTTGTAGCATTCAAGCTCATCATCCGAATTATTATTTAACGCAACCCCTTTATTATACCAGTCTACCGCAGTAAGGGCCTTTCCGGTGCCCTGTTCTTTTAAGAGCTGCATTGTAGCCGCATTTTCGGTTTTTCTGGAGATAGGCTGTGCAGTAACAGTGCTTATTGTCAGTAGTGAAACTACTGTGATGCTCATAAATGCAAATATTTTTTTCATATATCCTCCAGTAATTTTTATACTGTAACAAATAATAATGCCATTGTCAAAAATAGACAAATTCCATGTAGGGGCAAACCGGCGGGCTGCGCCTGCAATATTTTTTCAAACGTATTTTTCAGTCGATTGTTTATTGGCATTCCGGCATATCCAATCCCGGAACAATCGCGACTGGTTTTTTACGATGGCTTTTTGTATACGGGTAATCTGCCTTCTTGAATGGCTTTTTTACCCTCTTTATAATCATCGGATGATGAAATCACGATGTAATCCTCTATATCATCATGAATCGCGGACATAAAGTCTTTTGTATTCGCATCTGTGATGGCCCTTTTTATGGCTGATAATGAGAGTGGTGCATATCTTGAAAATCCTTTCAACAGATTTAAACCTTCATCCAATAGCAGTTCCTTTGGTACAACGGCGTTAACCAACCCGAATTCAAGAGCCTGCTGAGGAGAGAGAAGCCTTCCATTCATCAATATTTCCCTTGCTTTTATATCGCCGGTAAGTTTCACAAGCCTGTATATGCCTCCAAATGGCGGAAAAGCCCCAAGCTTTACCTCTGGAAAACCTATATTTACATCAGCATCAACAACAATCCTAAAATCAGTAGCAAGTGCAAGTTCAAGACCAAAGCCAGCACAATTACCGTTGATAAGTGTAACGGTTGGTATGTTCAGTCTTTGTATTGTAAGAAGGAGTTCTGCAATGATTCTTAAATGATTTTTTAATTTCTTAGGTTTTACATCATCTGTAATATCTACAATCTCATGACCTGAAATGAAAATATCGTTT contains these protein-coding regions:
- a CDS encoding tetratricopeptide repeat protein; this translates as MKKIFAFMSITVVSLLTISTVTAQPISRKTENAATMQLLKEQGTGKALTAVDWYNKGVALNNNSDDELECYKKAIGLDPTFAMAYHNMGIIYMTRGNDTEAIKDFNLFLQYSKDETEKTRIQKVITELQGESNNLQSGNVSRDLREKAAELYNQGVALNDNSDKEMEYYLQAIALYPGFAAAHMNLGLLYYNRKDYDRALLELTRYMEYTNDPPEKRKEILKIIEWLKYTITTSNKSTRQLQQTQPSQQSPANNTASPQIKEEPLQ
- a CDS encoding enoyl-CoA hydratase/isomerase family protein, which gives rise to MEELVIKEIKQNIFIVKINRPPDNFIKMPVIEQMIEVITEAIKSNYEGLLITSAINDIFISGHEIVDITDDVKPKKLKNHLRIIAELLLTIQRLNIPTVTLINGNCAGFGLELALATDFRIVVDADVNIGFPEVKLGAFPPFGGIYRLVKLTGDIKAREILMNGRLLSPQQALEFGLVNAVVPKELLLDEGLNLLKGFSRYAPLSLSAIKRAITDANTKDFMSAIHDDIEDYIVISSSDDYKEGKKAIQEGRLPVYKKPS